gacaaacccgagcggtactgccgcggtggtagggcggtactaccgctcatgagcggtactgccgctgcaAAGTACCGCACTATCCGACACGAAAATGACCCCTTgagtcgacgcggtaggggcctggtaccgtagcagtactactgctgaggacccaccggcggtactaccgctgcggagcggtactgccgcctgtgacccctaagcggtactaccgctgggtaccgcggtactaccgctgggaccagactcAGCCCAAAGAGAGAGGAAAGATATCTCCAATGAAAAGGAAAGGCTCAGAGGGTGCAaagaggatgtgtacgtgttgattccaccctagccttaccaaagcggaccccctcttgatagtacggtgactcctacgaaactAATCCACCGAAAGAagcgaaagagctacaccgtcttgaatgacactccgaggggaaagaaatcgtctcgtgccaaatgatgaatctctgaaatgctcaaagcacacgattagtccgcaaacatgttgtcatcagtcaccaaaactacatctagagagatatgccttaacacacttgcactagagtcaataatctagattacacagtaatgattctaacaccaatggagtcttggtgctgatcatgttttgctcgtggaagaggcttagtcaacgggtctgcaacattcagatccgtatgtattttgcaaacttctatgtctccctccttgactagatcgcggatggaattgaagcgtctcttgatgtgcttggttctcttgtgaaatctagattcttTCGCCAAGGCAAtagctccagtattgtcacaaaagattttcattggacccgatgcactagttatgacacctagatcggatatgaactccttcatccagactccttcatttgctgcttccgaagcagctatgtactccacttcacatgtagatcccgccacaacgctttgcttagaactgcaccaactgacagctccaccgttcaatataaagacgtatccggtttgtgacttagagtcatccggatcagtgtcaaagcttgcatcgacgtaaccatttacggcgaactctttgtcacctccataaacgagaaacatatccttagtcctttttaggtatttcaggatgttcttgaccattgtccagtaatccactcctggattactttggtacctccctactaaactaatagcaaggcacacatcaggtctggtacacagcattgcatacatgataaagcctatggctgaagcatagggaacatctttcattttctctctatcttctgcagtggtcgggcattgagtctgactcaacttcacaccttgtaacacaggcaagaaccctttctttgcttgatccattttgaacttcttcaaaactttgtcaaggtatgtgctttgtgaaagtccaattaagcgtcttgatctatctctatagatcttgatgcccaatatataagcagcttcaccgaggtctttcattgaaaaactcttattcaagtatccttttatgctatccagaaattctatatcatttccaatcaacaatatgtcatccacatataatattagaaatgctatagagctcccactcactttttgtaaatacaggcttctctaaaagtctgtataaaaccatatgctttgatcacactatcaaaacgtttattccaactccgagatgcttgaaccagtccatagatggatcgctagagcttgcacactttgttagcaccttttggatcgataaaaccttcaggttgcatcatatacaactcttcttctagaaatccattcaggaatgcagtctttacatccatttgccaaatttcataatcataaaatgcgacaattgctaacatgattcggacagacttaagcatcgctacgggtgagaaggtctcatcgtagtcaactccttgaacttgtcgaaaacctttcacaacaagtcgagctttgtagacagtaacattaccgtcagcgtcagtcttcttcttgaagatccatttattctcgatggcttgccgatcatcgggcaagtcaaccaaagtccacactttgttctcatacatggatcccatctcagatttcatggcttcaagccatttcgcggaatctgggctcaccatcgcttcttcatagttcgtaggttcgccatggtcaagtaacatgacttccagaataggattaccgtaccactctggtgcggatcttactctggttgacctacgaggtttggtagtaacttgatctgaagattcatgatcaatatcattagcttcctcactaattggtgtaggtgtcacaggaaccggtttctgagatgaactactttccaataagggagtaggtacagttacctcatcaagttctactttcctcccactcacttctttcgagagaaactccctctctagaaaggatacattcttagcaaaaaatgtcttgccttcggatctgtgatagaaggtgtacccaacagtttcctttgggtatcccatgaagacacatttctccgatttgggttcgagcttatcaggttgaagatttttcacataagcattgcagccccaaactttaagaaacgacatctttggtttcttgccaaaccacagttcataaggtgttgtctcaacggatttcgatggtgccctatttaacgtgaatgtagccgtctctaaagcataaccccaaaatgatagcggtaaatcagtaagagacatcatagatcgcaccatatctagtaaagtacgattacgatgtccggacacaccattacgctgtggagTTCCGggtggcgtaagttgcgaaactattccgttttgtttcaaatgtagaccaaactcgtaactcaaatattctcctccacgatcagatcgtagaaactttattttcttgttacgatgattttcccttcactctgaaattctttgaacttttcaaatgtttcagacttatgtttccttaagtagatatacccatatctgctcaaatcatctgtgaaggtgagaaaataactacccgccgcgagcctcaatattcattggaccacatacatcagtatgtatgatttccaacaaatctgttgctcattccattgttccggagaacggcattttagtcatcttgcccatgaggcatggttcgcaagtaccaagtgattcataatcaagtgattccagaagtccatcagtatggagtttcttcatgcgctttacaccaatatgacccaaacggcagtgccacaaataagttgcactatcattatcaactctgcatcttttggcttcaatattatgaatatgtgtattactactatcgagattcaactcAAATAGACCACTCtccaagggtgcatgaccataaaagaaattactcatataaatagaacaaccattattctcagatttaaatgaataaccgtctcgcatcaaacaagatccagatataatgttcatgcttaatgctggcaccaaataacaattattcaggtctaaaattaatcccgaaggtagatgtagaggtagcgtgccgacgccgaccacatcaactttggaaccatttcccacgcgcatcgtcacctcgtccttagccaatcttcgcttaatccgtagtccctgtttcgagttgcaaatattagcaacagaaccagtatcaaatacccaggtgctactgcgagctttagtaaggtacacatcaataacatgtatatcacatatacatttgttcaccttgccatccttcttatccgccaaatactttgggcagttccgcttccagtgaccagtttgtttgcagtagaagcactcagtctcaggcttaggtccagacttgggtttcttctcctgagcagcaccttgtttgccgttcttcttgaagttccccttcttcttccctttaccttttttcttaaaactggtggtcttgttgaccatcaacacttgatgctccttcttgatttctacctccgcagcctttagcattgcgaagagctcgggaattgtcttatccatcccttgcatattatagttcatcacgaagctcttgcagcttggtggcagtgattgaagaattctgtcaatgacactatcattcggaagattaactcccagttgaatcaagtgattgtagtacccagacattctgagtatatgctcactgacagaaccattctcctccatcttgcagctgtagaacttattggagacctCATATCTgtcaatccaggcatttgcttgaaatattaacttcaactcctggaacatctcctatgctccatgacgttcaaaacgtcgttgaagtcccagttctaagccgtaaagcatggcacactgaattatcgagtagtcatcaacacgcgactgccaggcattcacaatgtctgcagttgccggcgcgggtggtacacctagcggtgcttccaggacgtaattcttctctgcagcaatgaggataatcctcaagttacggacccagtccgtgtaattgcgaccatcatctttcaactttgctttctcaaggaacgcattaaaattcaatggaacaacagcacgggccatctatctacaacaacatagacatgcaaaatactatcaggtactaagttcatgataaatttaagttcaattaatcatattacttaagaactcccacttagatagacatctctcttatcatctaagtgatcacgtgatccaaatcaactaaaccataaccgatcatcacgtaaaatggagtagttttcaatggtgaacatcactatgttgatcatatctactatatgattcacgttcgacctttcggtctcagtgttccgaggccatatctgcatatgctaggctcgtcaagtttaactgagtattctgcatgtgcaaaattggcttgcacccgttgtataagaacgttgagcttatcacacccgatcatcacgtggtgtctcggcacgacgaactttggcaacggtgcatactcagggagaacacttgtaccttgattttttttagtgagagatcatcttataatgctaccgtcaatcaaagcagaataagatgcataaaggataaacatcacatgcaatcaatataagtgatatgatatggccatcatcatcttgtgcctttgatctccatctccaaagcaccgtcatgatcacgaTCGTCAAcggcgacaccttgatctccatcgtagcatctttgtcgtctcgccaactattgcttctacgactatcgctaccgcttactgataaagtaaagcaattacagggcgattgcattgcatacaataaagcgacaatcatatggctcctgccagttgccaataactccgttacaaaacatgatcatctcatacaataaaatatagcatcatgtattgaccatatcacatcacaacatgccctgcagaaccaagttagacatcctctacattgttgttgcaagttttacgtggctgctacgggctgagcaagaacagttcttacctacgcatcaaaaccacaacgatatttcgtcaagttagtgatgttttaaccttcaacaaggaccgggcgtagtcacactcgtttcaactaaagttggagaaactgacacccgccagccacctgtgtgcaaagcacctcggtagaaccagtctcgcgtaagcgtacgcgtaatatcggtccggaccgcttcatccaacaataccgccgaaccaaagtatgacatgctggtaagtagtatgaattgtatcgcccacaactcacttgtgttctactcgtgcatataacatctacgcataaacctggctcggatgccactgttggggaacgtagtaatttcagaaattttcctacgcacacgcaagatcatggtgatgcatagcaacgagaggggagagtgtcgtctacgtaccctcgtagaccataagcggaagcgttatgacaacgcagttgatgtagtcgtacgtcttcacggtcaACCGATCCCAGCACCGAAGTTACGACACCTCTGCggactgcacacgttcagctcggcgacgtcccacgaactcacgatccagtagagcttcgagggagagcttcgtcagcacgacggcgtgatgacggtgatgatgaattttaccgacgcagggcttcgcctaagcaccgctatgatatgaccgaggtggattatggtggaggggggcaccgcacacggctaagagagatcaatgatcaacttgtgtgtccatggggtgcccccctcctctgtatataaaggagtagagGAGGGGGAAGGGCCGGCCCTccatggcgcgccctggaggagtcctactcccaccgggagtaggattcccccccttccctagggactaggagagaaggaagggggagagagggaggaaggaaaggggggcgccactcccccctcctagtccaattcggacaagAGGGGGAGGGGActcgcggcctgccctggcctcctctctctctctctccactatggcccaataaggcccatacacttatcggggggttctggtaacctcccggtactccggtaaaatcccgatttcacccggaactattccgatgtccaaatatagacttccaatatatcgatctttatgtctcgaccatttcgagactcctcgtcatgtccgtgatcatatccgggactccgaactaccttcggtacatcaaaacacataaactcatattactgatcgcaccgaacattaagcgtgcggaccctacgggttcaagaactatgtagacatgacagagacacgtttccggtcaataaccaatagcggaacctggatgctcatattggctcccacatattctacgaagatctttatcggtcaaaccgcataacaacatacgttgttccctttgtcatcggtatgttacttgcccgagattcgatcgtcggtatctcaatacctagttcaatctcgttaccagtaagtctctttactcgtttcgtaatacatcatcctgcaactaactcattagttgcattgcttgcaaggcttatagtgatgtgtattacctagagggcccagagatacatctccgacaatcagagtgacaaatcctaatctcgatctatgccaactcaacaagtatcatcggagacacatgtagagcacctttataatcacccagttatgttgtgacgtttggtagcacacaaagtgttcctccggtattcgggagttgcataatctcatagtcataggaacatgtataagtcatgaagaaagcaatagcaatatactaaacgatcgaatcctaagctaacggaatgggtcaagtcaatcacatcattctctaatgatgtgatcccgttaatcaaatgacaactcatgtctatggccaggaaacttaaccatctttgattcaacgagctagtcaagtagaggcatactagtgacactctgtttgtctatgtatccacacatgtactaagtttcccgttaatacaattctagcatgaataataaacatttatcatgatatgaggaaatataaataacaactttattattgcctctagggcatatttccttcagcaagtGCCATCAAAATTGAAGATATTCACGTGGAGGCTGGCGCAACACTCGCTTCCCACCTTCATGGCTGCCTCCTCCGAACGACCATGAGAAGATCAACGTCGACGCGGCAGTCTCACGCGCGGGCCGTTTTGGGGCAGTGGGAGCGATCTGCCGTGATAGCACAGGGGAGTTCAAGGGTGCATCCGCACTCATTTTCAGAAACATCGAAGACCCAGAGGTTCTGGAGGTCCTAGCCATTAGAGAAGCACTGGCGCTAGCGGATGACTTATATGAGCAGAGAATCTTTGTTGCGTCCGATTGCAGGACTGCTGTTGAAGCAATCAAAGGAGGAACGTCGGCGTCTTATGGAGCGGTGGCACATGAAATAACAGAACAAGCTAGGCTTTTTTTACTTCTTGCATTTTCATTCATGCATTCCGAACCTCGAATTACGAGGCACACAACCTCGCGAAGCATGCATTAACGCTGGGGATCGGCCACCATGTTTGGTTAGGCCACCCCGGTGATCTTTTGTTCGTCCCTGTAAACATTGTGACGGTCTAATAAAGCTTTCGCGAGTTTGTCTCAAAAAAATGTAGAAAAGTCAATAAAGTCTGGCTGTCTTTGCTAAAAAAAAATGTAGAAAAGTCAAGCTGCAAGAGGTGGATGTAGATTCGACGTGTGTGAACAATTTGATGTAAATTTAGGTTTTATCATGTCTTATGTTCGATCTGACGTGTTTTCTCTAGCTTTTGGATAAAGACGGGCCATTTGCTAATCAGAATCCACAAACGAAAGTAGAGGTAATTTTCTTAACCCAAATAAAAACATAGGAATAAATTTCTTCACAGCAAAAAATATCTTCAGCTAGCGAAGCCAGACCGGTTTGCTGTGACGAACCAAAACTTGTTTCACACTTTTTATCAATCGGAGCCGCAGGGTATGAAGGGTGATTCGATCTCCACGACCAAGGTAGTTAAACACGGCGCCGATTCGTGTGCTACGCATGCACGCGCAGTCAACACAGCTCTCCGTGTGCGCGCGTCTCCTCGATGAGCCGTCCGACTGCTCGTGTGACGCGCCTGAGTAATGCGATTATGCGAACATCACAGCAGTACGTACACTACATAAGAACGTCACTAGCTCCACCTCTTCTGCCATTCTCCATTTCCACCGGCTAGCATGCTACCCATCACAGCACTAGTTCTCTTCTGCTGCTTCAGGCCCGCCATGTCCGTCGTCGGCGGCGAGCCGTCGCTGTCCGCGTCGGCCATCGTCGCCCCGGCCGTGTCCGGGTCGCACGTCCTCCGCATCGACGGCTACTCCCTCACCAAGGGGCTCGGCAACGGCAAGTACATCGCCTCCGAGGCATTCGCCGTCGGAGGTCATCGATGGCGTCTTCTCTACTACCCCGACAGCCTCGACTCGAACGACTCCGACTGGATCTCCGTCATGCTGCACTGTGATCAGGCCGATGATCTCGATGAGGTAAAGGCCAAGTTCACCATGAGTTTGCTGGACCAACATGGGAACCCTGTGCCTTCCTACAGCAAGACCAGCCCGCTGTGCAGCTTCTCCGGCAGTCAATCGTTGCAGTGCCTTGCGACGGGCTATCATCTCATCAAGAGGAGCGAGCTTGAGGGATCGGTTTACCTCAAGGGCGATCGTTTCAGTGTCAGGTGCGATGTCACCGTGGCAAAGGAGATCTTCACCAAGGCCATCCCGGTTACGAGACAGTTTTTTATCTTCACCGTTCGTTATGATTGTCCCGCTTCGTGATCCGATCCCTGGTCTGGCACAACTTCTGATTTGCAGTGCTACAATCCTTTGTATTACTGCAAACTGACGCATGCATGAGCCACTGTATCCACGTGAAAGAGAGCTACCTTCTGTTACATCCCATTACTGCACACCATTGGCTCTTCTGCATGTGTGAAGATTTATGCTCTTAGGAGTGAGACTTTTATCTCTCAGAGAGGTGCCATGAGAGAGAAGGGAGAAAGAGCAGTTGTGTCAGAGAGAAAAGAGAGCAGAAAGAGGCATTGCGTGTgtgagagggagggagagagaagagagaggtGATACAAGAGCAGAATACTACGCTGTAGTCAACTGCGCTGTTGTTCCATCTTACTAGTAAAAACAATAAACAAAGTAGGATGCTGCATTGGGCCGATCAACGCTAGAGTAGGCATGGGATTGGGAGGTCACATGACTAC
This sequence is a window from Aegilops tauschii subsp. strangulata cultivar AL8/78 chromosome 7, Aet v6.0, whole genome shotgun sequence. Protein-coding genes within it:
- the LOC109779662 gene encoding BTB/POZ and MATH domain-containing protein 2-like, with translation MSVVGGEPSLSASAIVAPAVSGSHVLRIDGYSLTKGLGNGKYIASEAFAVGGHRWRLLYYPDSLDSNDSDWISVMLHCDQADDLDEVKAKFTMSLLDQHGNPVPSYSKTSPLCSFSGSQSLQCLATGYHLIKRSELEGSVYLKGDRFSVRCDVTVAKEIFTKAIPVTRQFFIFTVRYDCPAS